One Paraburkholderia agricolaris genomic region harbors:
- a CDS encoding IS481 family transposase, translating into MPWNARDTMSLRQEFVHLASQDTLTMTELCQRFNISRQTGYKWLHRGEHALADQSRRPLSSPSKTPTAMEQEVVRLRQAHPRWGGRKISRRLRDLGLEAVPQPSTVTDILHRHNLILPADSAMSQPWKRFEHEQPNVLWQMDFKGHFETLGKERCSPLTVLDDHSRFSILLRACGPTDTATVQTGLREAFGHYGLPLRINTDNGSPWGSPGSPGQLTELAVWLIRLGIRISYSRPYHPQTNGKDERFHRTLKAEVLNGRSFATQQHVQQELDRWRTVYNCERPHEAIGMDTPISRYRPSPRAYPSILPEPEYGPDDVVLLVKSDGRLRFEGRHLKVSNALYGLPVAARAKPGEDGVFEFWFAHHRILTLDLRSDNH; encoded by the coding sequence GACACGCTGACGATGACCGAGCTGTGCCAGCGCTTTAACATCAGCCGGCAGACCGGCTACAAATGGCTCCATCGCGGCGAGCATGCGCTGGCAGATCAATCCCGACGCCCGCTCAGCAGTCCGTCGAAGACCCCCACTGCGATGGAGCAGGAAGTGGTACGGCTGCGCCAGGCCCATCCGCGCTGGGGCGGCCGCAAGATCAGCCGGCGCCTGCGTGATCTGGGCCTTGAGGCGGTGCCGCAGCCCAGCACCGTGACCGACATCCTGCACCGGCACAACCTGATCCTGCCGGCCGATTCAGCGATGAGCCAACCCTGGAAGCGCTTTGAGCACGAGCAGCCTAACGTACTCTGGCAGATGGACTTCAAGGGGCACTTTGAGACCCTCGGGAAGGAGCGCTGCAGCCCCCTGACGGTACTCGACGACCACTCGCGCTTCAGCATCCTGCTGCGCGCCTGTGGACCCACCGACACCGCTACCGTGCAGACAGGATTACGGGAGGCGTTTGGACACTATGGCCTGCCGTTACGCATCAATACCGATAACGGCTCGCCGTGGGGTTCGCCTGGCAGTCCGGGTCAGCTCACCGAGCTGGCCGTCTGGCTGATCCGGCTGGGTATCCGCATCAGTTACAGCCGGCCTTACCACCCGCAGACCAACGGCAAGGACGAGCGGTTTCACCGTACGCTGAAGGCTGAAGTACTGAACGGACGAAGCTTCGCTACCCAGCAGCACGTGCAACAGGAACTGGACCGCTGGCGCACCGTATATAACTGCGAGCGCCCGCATGAGGCGATCGGCATGGACACGCCCATCAGCCGTTACCGGCCGAGCCCCCGGGCGTATCCATCGATCCTGCCGGAGCCGGAGTACGGCCCGGATGACGTGGTGCTGCTGGTTAAATCGGATGGCCGGCTACGCTTTGAAGGACGGCACCTCAAGGTCTCGAATGCACTTTATGGACTGCCGGTTGCGGCACGCGCAAAGCCGGGCGAAGACGGCGTATTTGAATTCTGGTTTGCCCATCACCGCATCCTCACCCTTGACCTGAGGAGCGACAATCACTGA
- a CDS encoding IclR family transcriptional regulator gives MNKAMPTHAASASEAELAPSANHATRAAPQRAHAAKAPRASAQPAVVDEIALPSTLLDVTPQQAGTQTLLRGLAILEAAAAGVRDLRTFGAALGTTRSTTHRLVSSLVQARYLRQVQGGYLLGPKLIELGTIALEQMPLTAVARPHLESLAEQTLDTIHLGVRDGDDVLYIDKIPGTRGLEMRSRVGHRMPLASTGIGKAMMLDLTPDVWQSLFEASRRALAGVSFKPDNRPDAPTFMQRMTNYAAGGYTFDLEENEASIRCVAAPVRDASGSVVAALSVASTIPYMSLERMDELIPVVQREARAISEELGWRAPQPATRRIKR, from the coding sequence ATGAATAAAGCGATGCCCACTCACGCCGCGAGCGCGTCCGAAGCCGAGCTGGCGCCGTCAGCCAATCACGCGACCCGTGCAGCGCCACAGCGGGCTCATGCCGCCAAAGCCCCGCGCGCCAGTGCGCAACCGGCCGTGGTCGACGAAATCGCGTTGCCGAGCACGCTGCTCGACGTCACACCGCAACAAGCCGGCACGCAAACGCTGTTGCGCGGCCTCGCGATTCTGGAAGCCGCCGCCGCCGGCGTGCGCGATCTGCGCACCTTCGGCGCCGCACTCGGCACGACACGCAGCACCACGCACCGGCTGGTGAGCAGCCTCGTGCAGGCGCGCTATCTCCGCCAGGTGCAAGGCGGCTATCTACTCGGCCCGAAGCTGATCGAACTCGGCACCATCGCGCTCGAACAGATGCCGCTCACCGCAGTCGCGCGTCCCCATCTCGAATCGCTCGCTGAACAGACACTCGACACGATCCACCTCGGCGTGCGCGACGGCGACGACGTGCTGTACATCGACAAAATCCCCGGCACCCGTGGCCTCGAAATGCGCTCGCGCGTCGGTCACCGGATGCCGCTGGCGTCGACGGGTATCGGCAAAGCCATGATGCTCGACCTCACGCCGGATGTGTGGCAGTCGCTTTTCGAAGCATCGCGGCGTGCGCTCGCCGGCGTCAGTTTCAAGCCGGATAACCGCCCCGACGCGCCAACCTTCATGCAACGCATGACCAACTACGCTGCCGGCGGCTATACCTTCGACCTCGAAGAAAACGAAGCATCGATCCGTTGCGTCGCAGCGCCGGTGCGCGATGCATCGGGCTCGGTGGTGGCGGCGCTGTCGGTGGCGAGCACGATTCCGTATATGTCGCTCGAACGCATGGATGAACTGATCCCGGTCGTGCAGCGCGAAGCGCGCGCGATCTCGGAAGAACTCGGCTGGCGTGCGCCGCAACCGGCAACGCGCAGGATCAAACGATGA
- a CDS encoding 2-dehydro-3-deoxygalactonokinase, which yields MKQVGSQTQALDPVNGTAAADARLQHAALIALDWGTTSLRAYLYDAAGNVLATRASTAGIMNLPRSAEQGGFDAAFDDACGAWLEQAPDASVIAAGMVGSAQGWVEAPYVDAPANADALVAGIVRVKAAGGVTLHIVPGVLQRGDLPNVMRGEETQIFGALGQDTGVVDSSKRALIGLPGTHAKWAVVQAGRIERFHTFMTGEVFAALREHTILGRTMDTPDRPDTDAFLHGVKIARDKGQAGLLATVFSSRTLGLTGQLSREQQPDYLSGLLIGHELAGLEAVLAQQHNSLAGQQLRLIGNEALCERYRVALAQFGCTHAELVKYATERGLWRVATQAGLVNPTPQAAHAG from the coding sequence ATGAAGCAAGTGGGTTCTCAAACGCAGGCGCTCGATCCGGTGAACGGCACCGCGGCCGCCGACGCCAGGCTCCAACACGCTGCGCTGATCGCGCTCGATTGGGGTACGACGTCGCTGCGCGCGTATCTGTATGACGCAGCCGGTAACGTACTGGCAACACGGGCCTCGACGGCCGGCATCATGAATCTGCCGCGCAGCGCGGAACAGGGTGGCTTCGACGCCGCCTTCGATGACGCGTGCGGCGCCTGGCTCGAGCAGGCACCCGATGCGTCGGTGATCGCCGCCGGCATGGTCGGCAGCGCGCAAGGCTGGGTCGAAGCACCGTATGTCGACGCACCGGCAAATGCCGATGCGCTGGTGGCCGGCATCGTCCGTGTCAAAGCCGCGGGCGGCGTGACGCTGCACATCGTGCCGGGCGTCCTGCAGCGCGGCGACCTGCCGAATGTGATGCGCGGCGAGGAAACCCAGATCTTCGGGGCACTCGGTCAGGACACCGGCGTCGTGGACAGCAGCAAGCGCGCGCTGATCGGCTTGCCTGGCACCCACGCGAAGTGGGCCGTCGTGCAGGCAGGCCGCATCGAACGTTTTCATACCTTCATGACCGGTGAAGTGTTCGCAGCACTGCGCGAACACACCATCCTCGGCCGCACGATGGATACGCCAGATCGTCCGGATACCGATGCATTCCTGCATGGCGTGAAGATCGCCCGCGACAAAGGTCAGGCGGGCCTGCTGGCTACCGTATTCAGTTCCCGCACGCTCGGGCTCACTGGACAGCTTTCGCGTGAACAGCAGCCGGACTATCTGTCGGGCCTGCTGATCGGGCACGAACTGGCCGGTCTCGAAGCCGTGCTCGCGCAACAGCACAACTCGCTCGCCGGGCAGCAGTTGCGCCTGATCGGCAATGAGGCGCTGTGCGAGCGCTATCGCGTCGCACTCGCACAATTTGGCTGCACTCACGCGGAGCTGGTGAAGTACGCCACCGAACGCGGCTTGTGGCGCGTCGCGACCCAGGCGGGGCTCGTCAATCCCACGCCCCAAGCGGCGCACGCGGGCTAA
- a CDS encoding 2-dehydro-3-deoxy-6-phosphogalactonate aldolase — MQPHINLPAPYMPHAGLIAAFEVCPLIAIMRGVTPADAAEHAQALYEAGFRIVEVPLNSPQPFDSIAAIRKTLPADAIVGAGTVLHPSFVNDVKSAGGELIVMPHSDPEVVSAAKAQGMACAPGVATPNEAFIALKNGADVLKMFPAEQLGCQVVKAWRAVIAAQVPLVPVGGITPDNMGPFLSAGANGFGLGSALYKPGQSAAVTASHAKAFVNGLRIARAGAKK, encoded by the coding sequence ATGCAACCTCACATCAATCTGCCCGCCCCGTACATGCCGCACGCGGGTCTGATCGCGGCGTTCGAGGTCTGTCCGCTGATCGCGATCATGCGCGGCGTGACACCCGCCGATGCCGCCGAGCACGCTCAGGCGCTGTACGAAGCCGGTTTTCGCATCGTCGAAGTGCCGTTGAATTCGCCGCAGCCGTTCGACAGCATCGCGGCGATTCGCAAGACATTGCCGGCCGATGCGATCGTCGGTGCCGGCACGGTGCTGCATCCGAGTTTCGTCAACGACGTTAAGTCCGCCGGCGGCGAGCTGATCGTGATGCCCCATAGCGATCCGGAAGTCGTCAGCGCCGCGAAGGCGCAAGGCATGGCGTGCGCACCGGGCGTGGCGACGCCGAATGAAGCCTTCATCGCGCTGAAAAACGGCGCGGACGTGCTGAAGATGTTCCCTGCGGAACAACTCGGCTGCCAGGTTGTGAAGGCGTGGCGCGCGGTGATCGCGGCGCAAGTGCCGCTGGTGCCCGTCGGTGGGATCACGCCGGACAACATGGGGCCGTTTTTGAGTGCCGGCGCGAACGGTTTCGGCCTCGGCTCGGCGCTGTATAAGCCGGGCCAGAGCGCGGCGGTGACCGCCTCGCATGCGAAAGCGTTCGTCAACGGATTGCGCATCGCTCGCGCAGGCGCGAAGAAATGA
- a CDS encoding SDR family oxidoreductase: MKRLADKVALITGAGRGIGAAIAFAFAREGAAVVLAELDIETARQTAEQISAQTGARALAVHTDVTQSASVQHAVSEAEHAFGALDVLVNNAGINVFCDPLTMTDEDWRRCFAVDLDGVWNGCRAVLPGMVERGAGSIVNIASTHAFKIIPGCFPYPVAKHGVIGLTRALGIEYAPRNVRVNAIAPGYVETQLTHDWWNEQADPAAAKQATLDLQPMKRIGRPEEVAMTAVFLASDEAPFINATCITVDGGRSALYHD; this comes from the coding sequence ATGAAGCGGCTCGCCGACAAGGTCGCGTTGATCACCGGTGCCGGGCGCGGCATCGGCGCGGCGATTGCATTCGCGTTTGCACGCGAGGGCGCGGCGGTTGTACTGGCGGAACTGGATATAGAAACGGCGCGGCAGACGGCAGAGCAGATCAGCGCGCAAACCGGTGCGCGTGCGCTCGCGGTGCATACGGATGTGACGCAATCGGCGTCGGTTCAGCACGCGGTGAGCGAGGCGGAACATGCGTTCGGCGCGCTCGACGTGCTAGTCAACAACGCCGGCATCAACGTGTTCTGCGATCCGCTGACGATGACCGACGAAGACTGGCGCCGCTGCTTCGCGGTCGATCTCGACGGCGTATGGAACGGGTGTCGCGCGGTGTTGCCGGGCATGGTCGAACGCGGCGCGGGCAGCATCGTGAATATCGCGTCGACGCATGCATTCAAGATCATTCCGGGATGCTTTCCGTACCCGGTCGCGAAGCACGGCGTAATCGGTTTGACGCGCGCGCTCGGCATCGAGTACGCGCCGCGCAATGTGCGGGTCAACGCGATCGCGCCGGGGTACGTCGAGACGCAACTGACGCATGACTGGTGGAACGAACAAGCCGATCCGGCCGCCGCGAAACAGGCAACGCTCGATCTGCAACCGATGAAGCGCATCGGCCGCCCGGAAGAAGTGGCGATGACGGCGGTGTTTCTCGCGTCGGACGAAGCACCGTTCATCAACGCCACCTGCATCACCGTGGATGGCGGCCGCTCGGCGCTGTATCACGACTGA
- a CDS encoding arabinose ABC transporter substrate-binding protein: MKRRIFLTLAAAATGVLFNAPVAQAADPVKIGFLVKQPEEPWFQDEWKFAEIAAKQKGFTLVKIGAPSGEKVMSAIDNLAAQKAQGFVICTPDVKLGPGIVAKAKADGLKMMTVDDRLVDGAGKPIASVPHMGISAYNIGKQVGDGLAAEIKKRGWDMKDVGAIDVTYNQLPTAVDRTTGATDALVAAGFPKANVIEAPQAKTDTENAFNAANIAFTKNPQFKHWVAYALNDEGVLGAVRAAEGRGFKADNMIGIGIGGSDSALNEFKKPSPTGFYGTVIISPKRHGEETSTLMYDWITQGKEPPMLTLTTGMLATRDNVGEVREKMGLASK, translated from the coding sequence ATGAAACGAAGAATTTTCCTCACGCTGGCAGCAGCGGCGACGGGTGTGCTCTTCAACGCACCGGTCGCGCAGGCCGCTGATCCGGTGAAGATTGGCTTCCTCGTGAAGCAGCCGGAAGAACCGTGGTTCCAGGACGAGTGGAAGTTCGCCGAAATCGCCGCCAAGCAAAAGGGTTTCACGCTGGTGAAGATCGGCGCGCCGTCGGGCGAGAAGGTGATGAGCGCTATCGACAACCTGGCGGCTCAGAAAGCGCAAGGCTTTGTGATCTGCACGCCTGACGTCAAGCTCGGACCGGGCATCGTCGCCAAGGCGAAAGCCGACGGCCTGAAGATGATGACGGTCGACGACCGCCTCGTCGACGGCGCCGGCAAGCCGATCGCATCGGTGCCGCATATGGGCATCTCGGCTTACAACATCGGCAAGCAGGTGGGCGACGGTCTGGCTGCGGAAATCAAGAAGCGCGGCTGGGACATGAAAGACGTGGGCGCGATCGACGTGACCTACAACCAGTTGCCGACCGCGGTTGATCGCACTACCGGTGCAACCGACGCGCTCGTCGCCGCCGGTTTCCCGAAGGCCAACGTGATTGAAGCGCCGCAAGCGAAGACCGACACGGAAAACGCTTTCAACGCTGCCAACATCGCGTTCACCAAGAACCCGCAGTTCAAGCACTGGGTGGCCTATGCATTGAACGACGAAGGCGTGCTCGGTGCGGTGCGCGCGGCGGAAGGCCGTGGCTTCAAGGCGGACAACATGATCGGTATCGGTATCGGCGGCTCGGACTCGGCATTGAACGAGTTCAAGAAGCCGTCGCCGACCGGCTTCTACGGCACGGTCATCATCAGCCCGAAGCGTCACGGCGAAGAAACCTCCACGCTGATGTACGACTGGATCACGCAAGGCAAGGAGCCGCCGATGCTCACGCTGACGACCGGCATGCTGGCCACGCGTGACAACGTGGGTGAAGTACGCGAGAAGATGGGCCTTGCATCGAAGTAA
- the araG gene encoding L-arabinose ABC transporter ATP-binding protein AraG, whose translation MSATLRFDNIGKVFPGVRALDGVSFDVNVGQVHGLMGENGAGKSTLLKILGGEYQPDSGRVMIDGNEVRFTSAAASIGAGIAVIHQELQYVPDLTVAENLLLGQLPNSLGWVNKREAKRFVRERLEAMGVALDPNAKLRKLSIAQRQMVEICKALLRNARVIALDEPTSSLSHRETEVLFKLVRDLRADNRAMIYISHRMDEIYELCDACTIFRDGRKIASHPTLEGVSRDTIVSEMVGREIADIYNYSARPLGEVRFAAKAIEGHALAQPASFEVRRGEIVGFFGLVGAGRSELMHLVYGADHKKAGEIVLDGKPIKVRSAGEAIRHGIVLCPEDRKEEGIVAMATVSENINISCRRHYLRAGMFLDRKKEAETADRFIKLLKIKTPSRRQKIRFLSGGNQQKAILSRWLAEPDLKVVILDEPTRGIDVGAKHEIYNVIYQLAERGCAIVMISSELPEVLGVSDRIVVMRQGRISGELSRTEATEQTVLSLALPQSSTAMPGTAATEQAA comes from the coding sequence GTGTCAGCGACGCTACGTTTTGACAATATCGGCAAAGTCTTTCCAGGCGTGCGCGCGCTTGACGGAGTGTCCTTCGACGTCAACGTCGGCCAGGTGCACGGCCTGATGGGCGAAAACGGCGCAGGGAAATCGACCCTGCTGAAGATTCTCGGCGGTGAATATCAGCCCGACTCCGGTCGCGTGATGATCGACGGCAATGAGGTGCGCTTTACGAGCGCGGCGGCGTCGATCGGGGCGGGAATCGCGGTGATTCACCAGGAACTGCAATACGTGCCCGATCTGACGGTCGCGGAAAACCTGCTGTTGGGCCAACTGCCGAACTCGCTCGGCTGGGTCAACAAGCGTGAAGCCAAGCGTTTCGTGAGGGAACGTCTCGAAGCGATGGGCGTGGCGCTCGATCCGAACGCGAAACTGAGAAAGCTCTCGATCGCACAACGGCAAATGGTCGAAATCTGCAAGGCCTTGCTGCGTAACGCGCGCGTGATTGCACTGGATGAACCGACCAGTTCGCTGTCGCATCGCGAGACCGAGGTGCTGTTCAAGCTGGTGCGCGACCTGCGCGCCGACAACCGCGCGATGATCTACATCTCGCACCGCATGGACGAGATCTACGAACTGTGCGATGCCTGCACGATTTTCCGCGACGGCCGCAAGATCGCCTCGCATCCGACGCTCGAAGGCGTGTCGCGCGACACCATCGTGAGCGAAATGGTCGGACGTGAAATCGCCGACATCTACAACTATTCAGCACGTCCGTTGGGCGAGGTGCGCTTCGCGGCGAAAGCGATCGAAGGCCACGCGCTCGCGCAGCCGGCCAGCTTCGAAGTGCGGCGCGGCGAAATCGTCGGCTTCTTCGGTCTGGTGGGCGCGGGCCGTAGCGAACTGATGCATCTGGTGTACGGCGCCGACCACAAGAAGGCCGGCGAAATCGTGCTCGACGGCAAGCCGATCAAGGTGCGCAGCGCGGGCGAGGCGATCCGGCATGGCATCGTGCTGTGCCCGGAAGACCGCAAGGAAGAGGGCATTGTCGCGATGGCGACCGTGTCGGAGAACATCAATATCAGTTGCCGCCGTCACTATCTGCGGGCGGGGATGTTCCTCGACCGCAAGAAGGAAGCGGAAACCGCGGACCGTTTTATCAAGCTGCTGAAGATCAAGACGCCGAGCCGTCGCCAGAAGATTCGCTTTTTGTCGGGCGGCAACCAGCAGAAGGCGATTCTGTCGCGCTGGCTGGCCGAGCCCGATCTGAAGGTGGTGATTCTCGACGAACCGACGCGCGGAATCGATGTGGGTGCGAAGCATGAGATCTATAACGTGATTTATCAGCTTGCGGAACGCGGCTGCGCGATCGTGATGATTTCGTCTGAACTACCGGAAGTGCTCGGTGTGTCCGATCGGATCGTCGTAATGCGTCAAGGCCGCATTTCCGGCGAGCTGTCGCGCACGGAAGCAACGGAACAAACGGTGTTGAGCCTCGCGTTGCCGCAGAGCTCGACCGCCATGCCCGGAACCGCAGCCACCGAGCAAGCGGCCTGA
- the araH gene encoding L-arabinose ABC transporter permease AraH: MQARENLAQQAAKGAAEALIPQSNDKAKWWQQITEYSLILIFVVMFVTMSLTVDHFFSIENMLGLALSISQIGMVACTMMFCLASRDFDLSVGSTVAFAGVLCAMVLNATGNTFIAIIAAVAAGAVIGFVNGAVIAYLRINALITTLATMEIVRGLGFIVSHGQAVGVSSDTFIALGGLSFFGVSLPIWVTLLCFIVFGVMLNQTVYGRNTLAIGGNPEASRLAGINVERTRVYIFLIQGAVTALAGVILASRITSGQPNAAEGFELNVISACVLGGVSLLGGRATISGVVIGVLIMGTVENVMNLMNIDAFYQYLVRGAILLAAVLLDQLKNRGSRD, encoded by the coding sequence ATGCAAGCCAGAGAAAACCTCGCGCAACAAGCCGCCAAAGGCGCGGCTGAAGCGCTGATTCCGCAGTCGAACGACAAGGCGAAATGGTGGCAGCAGATCACCGAGTACAGCCTGATCCTGATTTTCGTCGTGATGTTCGTCACGATGTCGTTGACGGTCGATCACTTCTTCTCGATCGAGAACATGCTCGGTCTCGCGCTGTCGATTTCACAGATCGGCATGGTCGCGTGCACGATGATGTTCTGTCTGGCCTCGCGCGATTTCGACCTGTCGGTGGGTTCGACGGTCGCCTTCGCGGGTGTGCTGTGCGCGATGGTCCTGAACGCGACCGGTAACACCTTCATCGCGATCATCGCGGCGGTGGCGGCGGGCGCGGTGATCGGGTTTGTCAACGGCGCGGTGATTGCGTATCTGCGCATCAACGCGCTGATCACGACGCTCGCGACGATGGAAATCGTCCGCGGTCTCGGCTTTATCGTGTCGCACGGGCAAGCCGTGGGCGTGTCGTCGGATACGTTTATCGCGCTGGGTGGTCTGAGCTTCTTCGGCGTGTCGCTGCCGATCTGGGTCACGCTGCTGTGCTTTATCGTGTTCGGCGTGATGCTCAATCAGACCGTGTATGGTCGTAACACGCTGGCCATCGGCGGCAATCCGGAAGCTTCGCGTCTCGCCGGTATCAACGTCGAACGCACGCGCGTTTATATCTTCCTGATTCAGGGTGCTGTTACCGCGCTCGCCGGTGTGATTCTGGCTTCGCGGATTACGTCGGGTCAGCCGAACGCGGCGGAAGGTTTCGAACTGAACGTGATTTCGGCTTGCGTGCTGGGCGGCGTGTCGCTGCTCGGCGGTCGCGCGACGATTTCCGGTGTCGTGATCGGCGTGCTGATCATGGGCACGGTCGAGAACGTGATGAACCTGATGAACATCGACGCGTTCTATCAGTACCTCGTGCGCGGCGCGATTCTGCTCGCCGCCGTGCTGCTCGATCAGTTGAAGAACCGCGGCTCGCGAGATTAA
- a CDS encoding SDR family NAD(P)-dependent oxidoreductase has protein sequence MSSPANANDRLADNAFARYPSLVDRTVLITGGATGIGASFVEHFAAQGARVAFFDIDASAGEALADELGDSKHKPMFLPCDLTDIDALQKAIADVKAALGPIQVLVNNAANDKRHTIGEVTRESFDAGIAVNIRHQFFAAQAVMDDMKAANSGSIINLGSISWMLKNGGYPVYVMSKSAVQGLTRGLARDLGHFNIRVNTLVPGWVMTEKQKRLWLDDAGRRSIKEGQCIDAELQPADLARMALFLAADDSRMITAQDLIVDGGWA, from the coding sequence ATGTCGTCTCCGGCCAATGCAAACGACCGCCTCGCGGACAACGCGTTTGCCCGCTATCCGAGTCTCGTCGACCGAACCGTGCTGATTACGGGTGGCGCGACCGGTATCGGCGCATCGTTCGTCGAGCATTTCGCGGCGCAGGGCGCGCGCGTCGCGTTCTTCGATATCGATGCGAGCGCAGGTGAAGCGCTCGCCGATGAACTCGGCGACTCGAAACATAAGCCTATGTTTTTGCCGTGCGATCTGACCGACATCGACGCGCTGCAAAAAGCGATTGCCGACGTGAAGGCCGCGCTCGGCCCGATTCAGGTGCTGGTGAACAACGCGGCAAACGACAAGCGTCACACGATCGGCGAAGTGACGCGCGAGTCTTTCGACGCCGGCATCGCGGTGAATATTCGCCACCAGTTCTTCGCGGCGCAAGCGGTGATGGACGATATGAAAGCCGCCAACAGCGGCTCGATCATCAACCTCGGCTCGATTAGCTGGATGCTGAAGAACGGCGGCTATCCGGTGTACGTGATGTCGAAATCGGCGGTGCAGGGTTTGACGCGCGGCCTCGCGCGCGACCTCGGTCACTTCAACATTCGCGTCAATACGCTGGTGCCGGGTTGGGTGATGACGGAAAAGCAGAAGCGTTTGTGGCTCGACGACGCAGGCCGCCGTTCGATCAAGGAAGGTCAGTGCATCGACGCTGAACTGCAACCCGCCGACCTCGCCCGCATGGCGTTGTTCCTCGCCGCCGACGACAGCCGGATGATCACCGCGCAGGATCTCATCGTCGACGGAGGCTGGGCGTGA
- a CDS encoding SMP-30/gluconolactonase/LRE family protein has product MGVSAGLRTGQPAPRAVLLLDTQCTLGEGATWCARTGRFYWTDIEGARLWRYDPSDGQSTSWLMSERLATFALCADPRYLLLGLATHLAFFDLATGVTQHIVDVEADLNTRVNDGRCDRQGRFVFGTKDEGSPLQALGGFYRLNHDLSLERLPLPAPAISNSIAFSPDGATMYYCDSPTREIRVCDYRADGGIANDRVFTTLTDATGEPDGSTVDGDGGVWNAQWGGRRVVRYGPDGVETERVDVPTAQPSCVAFGGPPSGLPAGHAAQLDTLYITSARIDLDAVALATDAHAGGVFIATPGRHGLQEPVFQGSPA; this is encoded by the coding sequence CTGGGCGTGAGTGCGGGGCTGCGTACAGGTCAGCCGGCGCCTCGCGCGGTGTTGCTGCTCGATACGCAATGCACGCTCGGCGAAGGCGCGACATGGTGCGCCAGAACGGGCCGCTTCTACTGGACCGATATCGAAGGCGCGCGTTTATGGCGCTATGACCCGAGCGACGGACAAAGCACGTCCTGGCTCATGTCCGAGCGTCTTGCCACGTTTGCGTTGTGTGCCGACCCCCGCTACCTGCTGCTCGGATTGGCGACGCATCTGGCGTTCTTCGATCTGGCAACAGGTGTGACGCAGCATATCGTCGACGTCGAAGCGGATTTGAATACGCGCGTGAACGACGGCCGTTGCGACCGTCAGGGCCGTTTCGTATTCGGCACGAAAGACGAAGGCTCTCCACTGCAGGCGCTCGGCGGGTTTTATCGTCTGAATCATGATTTGTCGCTGGAGCGGTTGCCGTTACCCGCGCCGGCGATCTCGAACAGCATCGCGTTCAGTCCGGACGGTGCGACGATGTACTACTGCGATTCGCCAACCCGTGAAATTCGCGTTTGCGACTATCGCGCGGACGGCGGCATCGCCAACGATCGCGTGTTCACGACATTGACCGACGCAACCGGCGAACCCGACGGTTCGACCGTCGACGGTGACGGCGGTGTATGGAATGCGCAATGGGGCGGCAGGCGAGTGGTTCGATATGGACCCGACGGCGTGGAAACCGAACGCGTCGACGTACCGACTGCGCAACCGAGCTGCGTCGCGTTTGGCGGTCCTCCGAGCGGACTTCCCGCGGGACACGCTGCGCAACTGGACACGCTGTACATCACGAGTGCGCGCATCGATCTCGATGCCGTGGCGCTCGCGACCGATGCTCACGCGGGCGGAGTATTTATCGCAACGCCTGGGCGACACGGTTTGCAGGAGCCGGTGTTTCAAGGCTCGCCTGCCTAG